Part of the Colius striatus isolate bColStr4 chromosome 4, bColStr4.1.hap1, whole genome shotgun sequence genome, GGGAAGCCTTTTACTGGAAATATTTGAAACTgtaaaaagtataaaaaacTGGGGAATATACAGTACAGAGCAAAGTAGTCAGGATTGAACTGTATTGTCTTAGTAATTTCTAGACCTTGACTTTTCATGTCTGAACTTCGTAGGATTACACACATTTTTTGCAACCCTTACATCTTGTCTCCAGAAATGACTTCTAGAGCCCATATGTCCAAGCAAGGTTATATTCTGACTGTTCTTGATAGAGTGTAAATAAACCTATTTGTTCCTGTGCTTGAGCTACTGTGCTCTGATTGACTTCCCTGTGCAGCTCAAGGTTTTTTGTGCAGTGATCCTGGTAAAAAAGGCACATCTTTGCTTTGTCACTGGTCTGGTTTGCAGTCATACCGCACCACAATCATGGCTGGTTCTGTCAAATATCATCCAGAGTTTGTTCTATAGGGACCAGAGAATGCAGAAGGCAATGTACCTCTGTTCTCTGTGGGCTTTACTATGAGTTAAGGTATGCCAGAACTATATTATCTCAGTAACGGTGATCTGAATGTGTCTACTGGAGTAGCACCACTGTGCTACATGAAATCCTTTTTTTAACTTGATTCACcttgaatggatttttttatctGCAGAATTTGAACTAACTTGcaggttgtggggttttttttcttacttgccAAGGAAACAGAAACCAGGAAATAGAAACTTGGCAATATCTTTCCCATAAAAGTTTCCTTCCTTGCTCACCATGCTGGTAAATATTTGTGCATATTTGAGAAACACTGACATTAATGAAGCCTCGCTTATGCTCATCCAAATTATAGGGTCCACAGTAACTCTGTGTAGAATGTGCCAAAAGGCATAGGTGGAAAATCACTGCAGAAATTCCTCAGTTGTTTGACTCTGTGGGCCAGGGAAACATCATGGGAACTGCAGTGTAAGCCCTGGAAGAGCCCATTACGGACAGATAAAAGAACCTCATGACTACTTGAGGATTCACGGAGAGCATTTTTGCTGTAAAGGATGGATAAGAGTGATTGTCAGAGTGCTTAGAGGACATTCAcaacttttattattttagaagggttttttttaaatgttatagCCATAGTGTAGCTTCTTTGCATAGGACTGGTACTCTGCCAGGGAGCTGAactgcaaaacatttttgttaGTTAGCCAGATTTGGTTTTCAGAGGTTATCTTTCTTCTCTAACCTCATCTCTATTCAAGTCAAAAGGCTAGGACAGTTGTTGTGGTGTTAGCAGTATTTCAAGATGAGACAAAATGGCCAAGAAGTCCTCAGAAGGTCGGTAATAGAGTGCTAGGCTTGAAGGTTTCAGATAATCCTCATAACACAGAGATTCATAACTGGATATCTGTGAGGATGGTCGGCTCACTGGCCTACTCCTGGTCCATTTGTCAATTCATGGCATCCCATATTTTGGTTACAAGACACAGAGATATGCCTATGACTGAAGAAGATTAAGCCAAATAGGGCCACATTTACTTTCATACTGCAACAAGATGACCTTTATCTTGCCCTCAAGGGCAGTGACTGCTGCTTGAGGAAACCTTTGAGCAGCCAGGAGGCCCTAGAGCCATCTCTCAGTCATCAGGGACAACAGCTGTGAGGCCATACAATCCTCTGCCAGAGACAAGCTTCCCAGGGTTATACAGTTAGGACAAGTCACATCTTATGTATCAAGGGAGCCCTGATGTGCTCCTACATGGAGATAGACCTTTGTTTAGAAAGGAGAGGTCTGGAACAGGCTGAGTAACAGCAGGCTGGGACTATGCAGCTTGGATACCTTGACTGTTATCAAAAGGACTTTGCAAGAGAGCAGTGACTGCTCCCTTTCCATGGCTTCTTGACATTCGTTCTTTGGTTTCTTTGCAGCCTCTTTACACCTGAGGGGATTCTAATTGAGGACTAATCACCACAAGATTCACAgcccctttttctctggaagGCTCTCCAAGctgtgtttctttgtttgtaGGCCATGTCCCAGACCTCCACCACCATGACCCCCACCATCCCTGCCACGACAGAGGCCTACACGCGGACTCAGTACTGTAAGTGGCCCTGTGAGTGCCCGAAGGCTCCACCTCGGTGCTCGATCGGCGTCAGCCTGGTCACAGATGGCTGCGACTGCTGCAAGACCTGTGCCAAGCAGCGTGGAGAAAGTTGCACTGAGGCTGACACCTGTGACTTCCACAGGGGCTTGTACTGTGACTACAGTGGAGACAGACCTAGGTACGAAATAGGAGTATGTGCACGTAAGTGATGTACATATATTTTTGACTTAGTTATACGTGGGCAGCTCCTCTCGCTCTGAGTAATGGTTGAGATTTATCTCGTTAAATACCTGGCTTCTTCATTCATCATCTTCTATTTCTAGCTTCATTCTCAGGGCAGCAGTCTGGACGAGAAATGACACCTGAATTCTTGCTCCTTGAGTTGGTTGTGACCAAGAGCAAGGAGCAACTAGCATTTGAAGGTCTTCAGATTTGCAAGCAGATGATTCTGCGTTCCTCATAACAGGAGGAAGTATACTTGTGGGGTAGagataaatcatagaatcacacaatcttaagggttggaagggaccttgaaagataatccagtccaactcccctgccagagcaggaccacctggtataggtcacacaggaacctatccaggtgggttttgaatgtcctcagaagAGGGGACTCTGCAAcgcatctgggcagcctgttccagtgctccatcaccttgtatttctttggaacctcttgtgttccagtttatacccactgccctttgtcctgtcattgggcatcactgagaacagcctggctccatcctcctgacacccaccctttacatatttttaaatattaatgaggtcacccctcagtctcctccaagctgaagagcctcatGAAGGAAAGATAGGTATAATACTGGCTTTAAAGACAAGCAATATGGGCATGAAAACCATAGCATTGGCTTATTCTCAATAGGCTAGCCCTAGAAAGGATAGCACATGGTATCATGTCAAGAAAGTCAGTGATGGGTCATCTAACAAagcttctcagtgaaaaattgAGGCCTGAGCCTAATCTTACAACAGTTTCAGTCATGTTTCTGCCATGAAATAAAAGGATTTCTTCCTGCCTGTCATAACAAACTCTTGGTGGGATGATTCATGTGACTAGAATGTTTTACTCAGTAACAGGTAGTCTTTTGTGTGTCAAGAATATATTCTGCAATCTAGAACATAGAGGGAATCTGATCTACTCACAAATCATTACCCTGAAAATgataaaaagggaaagaaatatgGATACAACCCCATAACTGGTCAGGATACTGACTGTTTAGCAAGTTAGAACACATTGGTTATTTCTTTAGATTCATAAACAAGAAAAAGCCATTTACAGGAAGGGTCTTCTAGGCTGCAATAAAATTATAGACAAGCTACTAATATAAAATTTAAAGGCTGAAAgaaagcctggaggaggctTGATGGTGAGATGAATAGATAGAAAAACTGAACAACAGAAAGATAAAAGATTACAAACAATGGGCTTCAATAAATTTAGAAAATCAGCAGAAGAAGACAAGTCTAAGGAGTAAAGAGGTTCAGAGTAGCTGGTAGTTCCTCACAGAAATGATACTAGGGGTTCCTGTTCCTTGGTAGAAGAAGGACAGGAAGTTTAGTAAGAAATGGACTCGACTTTGCATTAGATTAGCCTCaaaaaccaagcaaaagtgCTGTTTGACCGTATTTTTGTAGGATATGGGCAAAATAACCAGAAGAGAAGGTACGTGCAAGGAGCTGTAAGTTTAAACAGTGATTTTCAAGATTAGAAAAGATCCAAGGTTAAGAAAAGAGGATATGAGATCATTCAAATGTATTGTCTGGAGTGTGTGTAGAGCATTCATGGGAGGTCTGTAAGAAGAGGTTATATAAACATCTGTCAAGAATGACATCGTTACAGCTGGCCCTGCTTTGGGAGAGGAAAACAAGCTGGATGTTGCCTCAAAGCTACTTCAGCTTTCCTAGGCCTCTTTAAAGACCTTCACTTGGCTTcttgcttatttatttaaatgtttgttttcttagttGGATATTTTGGAGGTTTTTGTAGTTTTGTCATACATCACAGGCATTGAGTGTGTTTGTGGCAATAGGACTGCAATGTAGAGAGACTGATGCCCAGCTTCCCTGGTGAGGTCTGGAAGGTATCCTGATCTGCACTTTCACTTCTGCCATGACAATATATCCCTGATTATGTGACATTTACAGTTATATGGTGAGGGGTAGGGCATTGTGATATGCATAGCTGTGGGGCATGAGAAGTAAGTCTTTCCATGGTTAGGAAATGAAGCATCTTGTATCTGGCTGCTGTAGAAAGCCATGGTCTTCCCTTTGCTTTCAGCATCCAGGTAGACGCATATAACAGAAGCTGCTGACACGTTCTTTCCTGTGCACTGGGTCATGTCTAGGCTGCATCACTCCCCTCTGAGTACACCAGCTACTGCCTTGAGCACAGGGTGAATgaaggcaggagcagggtcCCGGGCTGGGTGTCAAGGACTAACTGCTGTGAGAAATGGGCTTTGCAGCTGGATGCCAAAAGCTAAGTCTAGAGAATCTAATGCATACAGgacttcagaaacaaaactgctTGTGGAAAATAAAGATCTTGAAAGAGGCAGGAACTTGTGTTGGGAAAGGTTTGAAACTGTGGGAAAGGTTTGAAACCATTCAAGTTGAAACTGTGGGAAATCCACGTCATATCTGGAACTGGCTTTCTAAGGTGTATCCCAGGATGTGGTCACTTGCACATCACGTAGAAGCATGCTGAGAGACACTACAGCTCTTCTTTTGTTGCTGGCTTTTTTCTGCATCCCAGCAGAGAAGGCAGGGTCCTGAGCACATACCCAAGTGGGGAGGCTGGCATTGTGCATGTGAGGCCAGGGATATGCTCCCAAATTGCCTAATTTACATGCAGACTCATCAAAGTTCTGTATCAAGTCATTCAATAGctcctttttctgtgtttgggGATGTTCTCATGATGAACTTCTTATTGTATGAGACCTACAGGAGCCTGAGTTAGCAGAGTCCAGGAGGGATATGCTGGTACCAAAACACTGGGAAATAGAGCATTCTTTTACACTGTCACCATCCATGAGCACACCTAGAAGTTTAAGCAAAttctcagctctgcctccagcatTGAATGATGTCTCTTAAATacaaaggaaattttaaattgaaagatTATACTTTTCGATGCAAACTCTGAGCTTCAAATTCCAACAActccctttttttgtgtgtgtgcagaagAAAGGATTTTCATTTGACATTTTCATTCAGCCCATTCTAAAAATAGGAAGCCTTTGCAGAACTTTAATCCAACATTTCAATTCGTGTTGGCCCTGAAGCAGTCACATGGCAGGTCCATTTCCAACCAGAGTTACAACTTCAGCAACCCGATGGCTTCGTGTGCACTGCCTCCGTGTGACCAAACGATAAACTGAAgttcagtttattattattaaccTTTTGAATCAGTGGGATTTCTGTTGATAGGCATTCAAAAAGCTTGATTATTTCTTtcagtgattttaaaatattcatcaaGTACTAACTTTCACAGGTTTATgtgttatttcattttccaaaacACCACAGTTGTGTTCTGTGATAAACTGGATGGGATCTAGTTGCCTAAATATAGGAATTCAGTGGCATTTTAGGGGCTTCTTTGCTACCATGTCTGGCTTCCCCCGTCTACTTCAGAAGGTATGGGTGTTGTGATGATCTGAGTCATCTTTGCAGGTCTGTACCCTTCTCCTACATCCCTGGAAACCTTAAATTTCActcaatatctgttttaatcaCTTTGATTTCTCCTACTGATAATAACTTTTACCAGTATGCCACAACATAGTTTTTTAAGTGACCATTCACGGATAAcacttgctttattttctaaCTTCTTTTTACCATCAAGCATTGAAAgattctctgctttttcttttgctgtgatTCAGAATGAAAGCAATTTCCTAGACTCTGTGATCACATTTGGCTCAGCATCACGCTGAAAACATCTCTCTGCAGCACTACCGTGTCTTCACATTGGCTCTATTAGTCCAGGGAGAAGCTTGGTAAAGAAACACATCAGCCCTGTGTGTTGCCAGCATTGTTTCAATGGTACTCTCTatgtctttctctctttttctttcctttcagagaTTGTTGGTGTAGGATGTGTCCTCAATGGAGTCAGGTATAACAATGGAGACACATTTCAGCCCAACTGCAAATACAACTGCACGTGCATTAATGGGGCTGTGGGCTGTATTCCCATGTGCACAAACTCACGTCCTCCCCTCGTCTGGTGCCCAAACCCAAAGCTGATTAAGATGGCAGGGAAGTGCTGCGAGCAGTGGATTTGTGATGACTCCAAGAAAATCAGGAAGACATCTCCACGCCACATCTCCTCTGCAGGTATGTCAGGAGTGAAGCAGACTTCTTTGTCACAGGGCAACTGCAGTCAGAGGCTACAACCAAAGGGTCAGCTTGTACTGCCAGACCTTGGCAGGCATCTGTGTGATTGCTGCACAGAGACTCCTATACAACATATGGTGAAGGACAGGATGTGCAAACACCAGTGGTGTGCCTGAGCTGCTTAGCAGTAATAGGAGATCTATCAAACAGACTTGTGTGACAAAGACCCCTTTGAAGCACACATGTGCTGGCATTTTGAAGATGTCACAAgtccttttttcttcactttttgtTTACAGATTGTGCTCAATTTCATTTGGGACACAGGCTTTCTGTCTGGGTTATATTGATtatttaagatcaagtccaatcattaacttcacactaccaagcccaccactaaaccatgtccctcagcacctcatctacatagCTTTTAAGTACCTCCAGGAATCGTAACTCCACTatctcccagggcagcctgtgccagtgtctagcaacttctcagtaaaaaagttctttttaaatATCCAACCTAAATCTACCCTGGTGCAAGTCAAGGTTATTTCTTCTTGTCCAAATTAAAAACATCTACTATGGAAATTTGTTTGTGTCCCAAAATGGGCATAGCACTGCTTTCTTtgcctcattttttctcttataaaGAGAACTCTTATAGAAGTGCATCCAGCATTTATTACATTTGATATAATACTGAGCAAGCTTAATGCAGCAGAGTTTTTAACAGGCTTTTGCCTGCGGATTGTTCTGTGAGTTGTAAATTGGTGGAGACTTTGGCTGAGGCTGTGAAGGAACCTGACCTGGTGGTGTTGGCTGCTTTCAAAACAGAGCCCACCCATTCTTCAAGTGGCTGCTGAGCTCCCTGAGAGCTATTCAAGCTGCTCTTCCTCTCAGTGAAAGGCTGTGGCTGCTTCCCAAGCCCCTCAGCCATCCCGCAAAGGCTGCTGACCACTTTCTGCTACAGGGAATCAACTGAATGGGCTCAGAAATAAACCTTCATGGTGAGATCAGATCTCATCCCTTTTCTGCATTGCCTGGCAGAGGCTTCTGTAATTAAGTGTTTGTGTTGTGGCAGCACCTGGGGGTCCCAGACAAGGACCCCTTTGTGTGAGGCTTCCAagggaaataaagaaacaagCCGTGGCCCCAGGCACACGCAGCACTGGAGGGTCTGACACAAGTAGGTCAGCAGCAAAGGGGGTGGGGTGAGGAGGCTCACAAGAATGCTGAGGGACTTTGCTGTGATTGAATTATTTGGGTTAGTGGCCTGAATGTGTAatgagctggggagagggtgTTTAGCATAGAAAGCTTCCCCGGCTGAATAATGTGTCTGGTTAATCTGGTCTctgcagcatatgaaggagagGATGAAGCCTGGCAGAAGAACTGCATTGTTCACACCTCACCCTGGAGTCCTTGCTCAAAGACCTGTGGGCTAGGCATCTCCACCAGGATCTCCAACGACAATGGCCAGTGCCGGCTCCTGAAGGAAAGCCGCCTGTGCAACCTGCGGCCCTGCGAGGTGGATATAACCACACACATCAAGGTGGGGACCGCTGATTCCTGCATCCCTCAAGCTTTGCCTGGACATGGGCTTAGCCTTGATTTGGCAGCATCCAGGCTGCATTTCTACACGGGCTTACTGTGCTGCAAAGAGGTCAAAATCACGTCTGCCCTGTGCTTGCATGTGTTGGTATGAAAAACCTTCCCCCGGGAGCCTTAGTGAAAAGGTCCTTAGAAGGAACGGCAAGCCAAGCCTGATGTCAGACAGTCCTGTGGCTCAACTACTGCAAAAGCAACAGTGCACTGCTGGTCACAGCTACGAGCTCCACTTTGCAAGTATCCTACTTGCAGCTTTTGGATTCTCATGTCTCAATGTGTAAATCTCTCACATTCTCTAGATCAGGGCTGTAAAATGCTTCCTAATGATTTCAACATCAGGAAAGTGGTTTATACATCCTCCCTGAGTCAGTAACAAATACTAAcctgtctttttttgttcttctctgaTTTAGCCTGGGAAGAAGTGCTTGGCTGTCTACAGGGCAAATGAACCAATGAACTACACCATCTCAGGATGTGTGAGCAAAAGTCCATACAGACCCAAATACTGCGGCGTCTGCACAGACAACAGGTGCTGCACACCCTACAAGTCCAAGACTATAGAAGTCAGATTCCAGTGCCCAGATGGATCTGAGTTTTCCTGGAAAATCATGTGGATCAATGCCTGTTTTTGCAATCTGAACTGCAAGAACCCCAATGACATCTTTGCTGACTTGGCTCATTACCACGATTACTCTGAAATCGCTAATTAAATTGTCTGAATACTGGAACTGACCCATTGCTCTGATTTTACagaggttttaaaataaaaggagaatCTTCATCTACTGCCAATGTACAATTTGTTTTCTCCTGAGTTAGGATGCTAAATCTCTTATTTTGCCACATTACTTTTGGAGAGGTGTTGAGCAAGCAGAATTTTCAACTGTAACAGACCTCCATCCACTAACAGAAGCCAGAAATTCTTCTGTGGACAGATGCCAGGCCTTAAATCAGTCCTATTAGCATTGCTGTTTATTAAGGCCAGCAGTTTAAGTGCCCAGATGAGAGTACACTAGTACAATAGCAGAAGTATAGCTATCAGTAGCTCAGACATGAGATTCGGACATCGTTACTGTCATTTTTTGGATAATATGGTCTGGGCTGGAAAAGGAGCATTGGTgtatatgttttattttcatcactAGACTTTGGTCTTTGATGCTGCTGAACCTCAGAACTAGACTCTAGTCCCTGTGACACTGAGATCACTATTAGAACTACCCTCTGTTCTGTTCTCAGTCAAATCCAACGCCATAGTGAAGTTCACGGGAAAATGATTTTGCTGAAATCTCTGTGTGATGAGTCCATCTCTCACCACACTAGACTGGGTCAGAGAACCATTGTGCCCTGCTCTTCTTGGACTCACCTCTCTCTCTTGAAGTATCTTTTGCCAGGAATATTTCCATACTTTTTCTATCTTCTGTCTTGAACAGCCTGAGTGTCCTGattctagaatcatagaatggtcagtATTGAAAGGAACATCGAGATATCATCCTCTAGAGCAGATTTACCTCAATTAGGTTGCACAAGAGCATATCCAGacaggctttgaaaacctccagaggaggcaattctacaccctccctgggcagcctgttccttgTGGTCAAGaaaaacttcctgtgttccagcttgttcctATTACCTccgctagactctctccagaatttctctatcactcttgaactaggaagcccagaactggacacaggactccagatgaggcctcaccagggcagagtagaggaagagaagaatctcccttgacctgctgcccacactcttcttgatgcatcccaggatgccattggccttcttggacatgagggcatgttgctggctcatggttagtttattctcaaccagcactcccaggtctctctctgcagagctgctctccagcacagcccccagcctgtattggtgcatggggttgttccttcccaggtgcaggactctgcacttgtccttgttgaacctcatgaggttcctctctgcccaactctgtagccagtcgagatcctgctgaatggtagcacagcctctggtgaatcagccagtcctcccagcttggtgtcatcaggtagcttgctgagggtacactctgtcccctcatccacgttgttgatgatgttgaacaagactggccccagaactgatccctgtggaattccgctggccacaggcctccaactcgattctgtgccattgatcaccaccctctgggctctgtcattcagccagctcttgatccacttcactctccactcatccaatccacactgcctgagctttctgatgaggatgtgatgagagacagtgtcaaaagccttgctgaagtcaaggtggaTGACATTCATTGTTTTCCCCTCATTGAGCCAGCCAGGCATGGCATCAGAGAAGactatcaagttggtcaagcaggattttccCTCTGGTAAACTCATGTTGACttctgataatcatcttttccttcatgtaccttgagatgacattcaggatgagttgttccttcacttttccagggatgaaggtgagtCTGACCGGCCTATAGTTTCCCAGATcgtccttcttgtcctttttgaagactggagtgacattggcctttctccagacCTCAAGCACCCCACCTGTTCTCCAcaatcattcaaaaatgatggagctTGGCTTAACAATAACAATAGCCAGCtacctcagcactcatgggtgcatcccatcaggacccattaaTTTGTGCATGTTTAACTTGCCTAGTAGATCCCTACCCCAATCCTCCTTACTAAGGTAaagttttcctttctccagacTTTATCTCCCAGAGACTGGCCACTCCAGAGCTCATATTTTCAGAATAGATCCTCTTACCCAGGGTTTATGTGTTTCTCCTAGACTAGCTCTCAGACGTAAAGAATGAACTGTAGAGAGTTAGATGAAAGACAAAGGACAATACGTCATGAGCCAATTTATTCATAGAGAAATGGTGTGGCCTGTGCCTGGGGACCATCATTTCCTCTTCCCTGTGGTACCACCAGCACACAGGTCCTACTTCCCACTACCACCTTGCCAGTGACACATACCTTCATTTTTCATGGCTGGGGTACAGGAAAGGAGTCACGTGGTAAATGAAGTGTTAGGCTTCCCATCAGTTCTGCGGATGAGTGGATGCAAAAGGAGAGGACAGCCCTTGGCATAGCTTCTGGTGCATTAATTGCAACGGGGTTGCTGCTTAAAGTAAACATAAAGCAAATATAAATTTTCTGCAGAAGTGGTTTCACATGCAAAAGTCAactaagagaagaaaagcactGTCATTACCTTTCCAGGCAATAAATTTATCATCACTGAAGGATGATGGAGCCAGTTTTTCCACCAGTAAATTGTTAGCGCAGCACCCATACACCGTGGTACATTCACTCTTGCTTCACTTGGGAGAATAGAAATGTGTACAGGGAACTGTGGTATCTGCTTCCAAAATCCTTTATGGAACACTAGAACTGCTGGGTGACACATGGGCTTGAGATTGGACCAGCATAGGACTGAAATGCAGACGATGCAACTGTTTTAGATCAATCACTTATTTTGCTTTAGTTTCAGTTGGCAAATTGTCTGTCTTCATCTTGATAACCCAGAGGAAGCTAGATTAGTTGCTGGGGGACAGAAACCTTTCTGGCTATGACAAATTAAAGCTTCCTGAGAGCAGGctgaaaataatgtaatttctATGTAAAGACATCTAGGAAAAATGGGGTATATTTTCAAAGACTCTTAACTTGAATGGCATCTTTGTCAGTGTACAAGGATTTGGCCCATAAAGCTTTCATAGAGCTAGGTCATTCCTTAATTCAAagcttttattgtttctttgttGAAGCTTCCATGAAGTCCCCACTGACAGAAAAGAAGGGTGATTCCTGCCTGCACATTCCAGTGCAGGTACAAAGTGCCTCTCCTGTTTGTTTCTGTGGTGATAAGAAGCCTGAGGACACTAGCAATACtatgtgtatgtatacacaTCCATAAAACATTATATGCATGCATGTATGTAATGTGTATATCAAACCATACATGAGCATGTTCATGAGTATCTATGTGTATATTTACAtatgcagcctgtggtgcataAAATGGAGTATACATGTAATGATTGTTTATATGTATTATCAAGTCCTTCTCTATCTTACATGTACACATCAGAAAACATGAGAACAGGATCAGAAGACATACCCAAAACTGTGGCACTTCCCAggcttgctttgctttgcaattAGCTGGCTCTATCGCTACCACAATCAAGCACTGCAGTGGCTGAAACACACAGCTTTCATTGTCAGATAAAAAGAAGCTATTATAAGCTAAGGCAtgaccagcagctccctgtgcatTGGCTTTTAGTGAAGTGAGTGCCTGGAAACCACAGATCTCACCCAACACACCCgagatgtttctgtttctagCTGTTTTCCTCAGGGGACAAGGCATACGCAACCATTCTGTCCATTTGTTTGTCAGGCAGTCCCTGTGGGGGAAATACCAAAGTAAGCAGAAGAATAAAGATCTCAGAAGGTTTGTTATTcttgaaatagaaaatgaaataaaatgacaggacaaagaaGAGGCCCATAACATTGTCCCTACCAAGCCCATAAACATCTGCCAGGCAATGGACATATCCAACACATGTGCAGTGGCCCAATCCCAAGTGATTACCACACTATTATAAAGGAGCTTTGGACACATTGGACACATATCTACAGGAAAATAAGCCTCATTACTTGTGTGACTTGTAACCAGTGATCTTGACTTACCATTTGTGGTGCATTAGAGAACCTTTGTTTTAACAGATGTTTATAAGAAGATGAGCTGTAGgactatggcaacagcatttaGATTCAGTTCCCTGCCTCTCTGCAAGGTTGGGCAAACCATGTATTTACAAGAGTACTTTTGTGGTTCCTGTTTAAATATATTGAGAATCTAGATCCTCAAAGGCTTTCACCAATTCAGCCCTGTGCTTCATGTTGCAATAGTTCTTCAGAGCCAGAACAAGGCCCTATTGCTCACAGACTCTGTTGAGAGTAAAAACTCCTCCCACAGGAACATCTGCACAGTGTCTCATACAACAGGTACAAGTCTCTCCTGGGATCCAAAGGCAGTACCATCAGCTAAGAAGGCAGCAATAAGTGTGTTGAAGAGATACCTGAATGGGAGTGGGTGCCTGACCCCTGTGGTGCTGCAGTCCAGGGAAAGACCTGAAAAAGGGTGGGAGTAGCAACTATACAATCCAGGCTAAGCTGA contains:
- the CCN4 gene encoding CCN family member 4 isoform X1, with amino-acid sequence MRWLLPWILATSSILQAMSQTSTTMTPTIPATTEAYTRTQYCKWPCECPKAPPRCSIGVSLVTDGCDCCKTCAKQRGESCTEADTCDFHRGLYCDYSGDRPRYEIGVCAQIVGVGCVLNGVRYNNGDTFQPNCKYNCTCINGAVGCIPMCTNSRPPLVWCPNPKLIKMAGKCCEQWICDDSKKIRKTSPRHISSAAYEGEDEAWQKNCIVHTSPWSPCSKTCGLGISTRISNDNGQCRLLKESRLCNLRPCEVDITTHIKPGKKCLAVYRANEPMNYTISGCVSKSPYRPKYCGVCTDNRCCTPYKSKTIEVRFQCPDGSEFSWKIMWINACFCNLNCKNPNDIFADLAHYHDYSEIAN
- the CCN4 gene encoding CCN family member 4 isoform X2 translates to MAATAARPVPSSVEKVALRLTPVTSTGACTVTTVETDLEIVGVGCVLNGVRYNNGDTFQPNCKYNCTCINGAVGCIPMCTNSRPPLVWCPNPKLIKMAGKCCEQWICDDSKKIRKTSPRHISSAAYEGEDEAWQKNCIVHTSPWSPCSKTCGLGISTRISNDNGQCRLLKESRLCNLRPCEVDITTHIKPGKKCLAVYRANEPMNYTISGCVSKSPYRPKYCGVCTDNRCCTPYKSKTIEVRFQCPDGSEFSWKIMWINACFCNLNCKNPNDIFADLAHYHDYSEIAN